Within Calderihabitans maritimus, the genomic segment CAACCTCTTTCACCCGGGAAAGAAAGGACAAATCTCCTTGAAAGTACTTCTGGTCGGTTAACACGGAAATCGCGGCGGCACCACCCCTTTCATATATACGAGCAATGGCTGCCGGGTCAAAGTTGGGTCGAATAACTCCCCGCGAGGGAGAAGCTTTTTTCAGTTCGGCTATAATGCGGATGCCCGGTGCTTGTAATGCGGCTACCAGATCCCGGGTCGGAGGCAGTCCCTGGATGCGTTCTTCCAACAAATGAAGGGGAACTTTACGCCGCCGGTTCTTTATTTCCTCTTTTTTGTCCACCAATATACGCTGTAGGATCATGCGGCACTGCTCCTGGAAAATTCGATTAGGTCAAGTAATTTCTGCCGGGCCGCCCCCGAATCGATACTTTCCGCCGCCAGAGCTATCCCCTCCCGAACCGTATCGACCAAACCGCCTGCCATCAGTCCGAAAGCCGCGTTCAGGAGAACCACATCCCGGCAGGGACCCGGCCGTCCTTCCAATACCTGCCGGGCAATAGCCGCATTTATCTCGGCCGAACCGCCCTGGATATCTTCCAACCGGCCTCTTTCCAGTCCCACCTCTTCCGGTTCCAGGAAGAAAGTGCTGATTTCATCTCCTTCAAGCCGGGTTATTTTGCTGGGACCCGTCAGCGTAACCTCATCTAAACCGTCAGTGCCATGGACTACAAAGGCACGGCGACAACCCAAACGCTGAAGCACCTGGGCCATAACTTCAGTCAAATCGGGATGGAAAACGCCCACTACCTGGGCCTGGGCCCCGGCAGGGTTGGTTAGAGGGCCTAGAATGTTGAACACCGTCCTTATACCGATTTCCCGCCGCGGTTGGACAGCATATTTCA encodes:
- the trpD gene encoding anthranilate phosphoribosyltransferase, with the translated sequence MMRDILEKLVNGIDLSEEEAQETMERIMEGKATPSQIASFLTALRIKGETVEEITGFARTMRAKAERVEVDISGLVDTCGTGGDGRNTFNISTTAAFVVAGAGLPVAKHGNRSVSSRCGSADVLESLGVNIDMAPSQVARCLKEVGVGFLFAPRFHGAMKYAVQPRREIGIRTVFNILGPLTNPAGAQAQVVGVFHPDLTEVMAQVLQRLGCRRAFVVHGTDGLDEVTLTGPSKITRLEGDEISTFFLEPEEVGLERGRLEDIQGGSAEINAAIARQVLEGRPGPCRDVVLLNAAFGLMAGGLVDTVREGIALAAESIDSGAARQKLLDLIEFSRSSAA